From the genome of Deinococcus sp. JMULE3, one region includes:
- a CDS encoding [LysW]-lysine hydrolase, which produces MTDVPGTVQDARDLLIRAVGIPSLSGQEGEVAAFLRDWMAARGFEARVDEAGNAVGERGRGPLTVALLGHMDTVPGEIPVRVDESGVLHGRGSVDAKGPLCAFMAAVATLPGEALAAARFVVIGATEEEAPSSRGARHIRTVMQPDVVLIGEPSAWEGLTLGYKGRLVVKAQAVKENFHTAGDGSSAGDDLTEAWFRVRAWAAGAGEPGGVFGGVQATIQDLGAGTDGLHQRAWGTFGLRLPVSVSPAQAEAAIRAALADLAGLELTFVGHETAVRHPKDNALTRAFRVAIREQGGSPVFKVKTGTSDMNVVAAHWPVPTLAYGPGDSALDHTPEERLDLAEFDRAVAVLRGALTRLALGAAKAD; this is translated from the coding sequence TTGACTGACGTGCCGGGGACCGTGCAGGACGCCCGTGACCTGCTGATCCGCGCGGTGGGGATTCCCTCGCTGTCCGGGCAGGAGGGCGAGGTCGCGGCGTTCCTGCGGGACTGGATGGCCGCGCGTGGCTTCGAGGCCCGCGTGGACGAGGCCGGGAACGCGGTGGGTGAGCGGGGGCGCGGGCCGCTGACGGTGGCGCTGCTGGGCCACATGGACACCGTGCCGGGCGAGATTCCGGTGCGGGTGGACGAATCGGGCGTGCTGCACGGGCGCGGCAGCGTGGACGCCAAGGGGCCGCTGTGCGCGTTCATGGCGGCCGTGGCGACCCTGCCGGGCGAGGCGCTGGCGGCCGCGCGCTTCGTGGTGATCGGCGCGACCGAGGAGGAGGCGCCCAGCAGCCGGGGCGCGCGGCACATCCGCACCGTGATGCAGCCGGACGTGGTCCTGATCGGCGAGCCGAGCGCCTGGGAAGGCCTGACCCTGGGGTACAAGGGGCGGCTGGTCGTGAAAGCGCAGGCGGTCAAGGAGAACTTCCACACCGCCGGGGACGGCAGCAGCGCCGGGGACGACCTGACCGAGGCGTGGTTCCGCGTGCGCGCCTGGGCGGCGGGGGCCGGGGAGCCGGGCGGCGTGTTCGGCGGCGTGCAGGCCACCATTCAGGACCTGGGGGCGGGCACGGACGGGCTGCACCAGCGGGCGTGGGGCACCTTCGGGCTGCGCCTGCCGGTCAGCGTCTCGCCCGCGCAGGCGGAAGCCGCGATCCGCGCGGCGCTGGCCGACCTGGCGGGCCTGGAGCTGACCTTCGTGGGGCACGAGACGGCGGTGCGGCACCCGAAGGACAACGCGCTGACGCGGGCGTTCCGCGTGGCGATCCGCGAGCAGGGCGGGAGTCCGGTGTTCAAGGTGAAGACCGGCACGAGCGACATGAACGTGGTCGCCGCCCACTGGCCCGTCCCGACCCTGGCGTACGGCCCGGGCGACAGCGCGCTGGATCACACGCCCGAGGAGCGGCTGGACCTGGCCGAGTTCGACCGCGCGGTGGCGGTCCTGCGCGGCGCGCTGACGCGGCTGGCGCTGGGCGCGGCCAAGGCGGATTAA
- a CDS encoding VanW family protein has protein sequence MKRLLTTLTLALVASAHAADFKLILKDEVSTIRKGELKTTPIVKSWAVPATSVKATQKVKRLSTTITPILDRMEKTIDARKPKPAVFRNVNGSWVATDQTGWTLDRAATKANLLKAILSGKDTAQVVVKRAVPDRSVKLLAQRGVLWHVATGTSNYAGSPDFREKNILVGASKLDNFFIAPGHEFNFNEEIGQIDASTGFVKGFVISGGTLSKEDGGGICQVSTTIFRALYQAGLPITERHEHSHRVKYYDPVGFEATVYAPSKNLRMKNDTGKHLFIQAAWDTRAKTLRFDVFGANTGRTVNISKPVITDFKAPADPSYTPDDRVAPGGRRLLDTPMQGMTSVITRTVKAGGKVVSKDTLKSVYKPWGAVYGVNPRDKRLN, from the coding sequence GTGAAGCGTCTCCTGACCACCCTGACCCTCGCCCTGGTCGCCTCGGCGCACGCCGCCGACTTCAAACTGATCCTGAAGGACGAGGTCAGCACCATCCGCAAGGGAGAGCTGAAGACCACGCCCATCGTGAAGTCCTGGGCCGTACCCGCCACCAGCGTCAAGGCCACCCAGAAGGTGAAGCGGCTGAGCACCACCATCACCCCCATCCTCGACCGGATGGAGAAGACCATCGACGCCCGCAAGCCCAAACCCGCCGTGTTCCGCAACGTGAACGGCAGCTGGGTCGCCACCGACCAGACCGGCTGGACCCTGGACCGCGCCGCCACCAAGGCCAACCTCCTGAAAGCCATCCTGAGCGGCAAGGACACCGCGCAGGTCGTCGTCAAGCGCGCCGTCCCCGACCGCAGCGTGAAACTCCTGGCCCAGCGGGGAGTCCTGTGGCATGTCGCGACCGGCACGAGCAACTACGCGGGCAGCCCCGACTTCCGCGAGAAGAACATCCTCGTCGGCGCCAGCAAACTCGACAACTTCTTCATCGCGCCCGGCCACGAATTCAACTTCAACGAGGAGATCGGCCAGATCGACGCCAGCACCGGCTTCGTGAAGGGCTTCGTGATCAGTGGCGGGACCCTGAGCAAGGAGGACGGCGGCGGCATCTGCCAGGTCAGCACCACCATCTTCCGCGCGCTGTACCAGGCGGGCCTGCCCATCACCGAGCGGCACGAGCACAGCCACCGCGTGAAGTACTACGACCCCGTCGGCTTCGAGGCCACCGTGTACGCCCCCAGCAAGAACCTGCGCATGAAGAACGACACCGGCAAGCACCTGTTCATCCAGGCCGCCTGGGACACCCGCGCCAAGACCCTGCGCTTCGACGTGTTCGGCGCGAACACCGGCCGCACCGTCAACATCAGCAAGCCCGTCATCACCGACTTCAAGGCCCCCGCCGACCCCAGCTACACCCCGGACGACCGCGTCGCCCCCGGCGGCCGCCGCCTGCTCGACACGCCCATGCAGGGCATGACCAGCGTCATCACCCGCACCGTCAAGGCTGGCGGGAAGGTCGTCAGCAAGGACACCCTTAAGAGCGTCTACAAACCCTGGGGCGCCGTTTACGGCGTGAACCCCAGGGACAAGCGCCTGAACTGA
- the purE gene encoding 5-(carboxyamino)imidazole ribonucleotide mutase, whose protein sequence is MGVVMGSRSDFETMQGALDVLRDLGVAYEVRVLSAHRTPALLPTYGARAERLNFTCIIAGAGGAAHLPGMLAAFTRVPVLGVPVQSRALSGQDSLLSIVQMPAGVPVATFAIGAAGAKNAALFAAAMLATTDEAVRARLDAFRAAQTQSVLNEPFFDGHPQAGEA, encoded by the coding sequence GTGGGCGTGGTCATGGGCAGCCGCAGCGATTTCGAGACCATGCAGGGTGCGCTGGACGTCCTGCGTGACCTGGGCGTGGCGTACGAGGTGCGGGTGCTGTCCGCGCACCGCACCCCGGCGCTGCTGCCCACCTACGGTGCGCGCGCCGAGCGGCTGAACTTCACGTGCATCATCGCGGGGGCGGGCGGCGCGGCGCACCTGCCGGGCATGCTGGCGGCGTTCACGCGCGTGCCGGTGCTGGGCGTGCCCGTGCAGTCCCGCGCCCTGAGCGGGCAGGACAGCCTGCTGAGCATCGTGCAGATGCCCGCCGGGGTGCCCGTGGCGACCTTCGCGATCGGCGCGGCGGGCGCGAAGAACGCCGCGCTGTTCGCCGCCGCGATGCTCGCCACGACCGACGAGGCCGTGCGCGCCCGCCTGGACGCCTTCCGCGCCGCGCAGACGCAGAGCGTGCTGAATGAGCCCTTCTTCGACGGGCACCCGCAGGCGGGCGAGGCATGA
- the purK gene encoding 5-(carboxyamino)imidazole ribonucleotide synthase encodes MTTLGTTAGTTLGRELTLGILGGGQLAQMLALAALPLGVRVTVLEPDAHAPARLCARHLHAPYTDPAGLEELAACDAVTLEFENIPVEALAALEGRVPVRPAGSLLARSKHRAREKQALREAGATTAPFEIIEAEGDLDGALARVGGRGILKTSELGYDGKGQARVGSDAELRAAWADLNRVPCVLEGFVPFEREVSLAVARTPSGQVAFGPLVENVHRDGILRTSVYPAQVPQGTEVRARDLARAVADAWSLEGLITLEFFQLPGGDLLVNEVAPRVHNSGHLTQDGGGLSQFEAQVRAVLGLPLSDWAPLHPTAMLNVVGVDGPDGQALEPDWAAIDATPGTRVHLYHKAHRHGRKVGHVNLVAPDADSLRARLAALDPLVP; translated from the coding sequence ATGACCACACTGGGCACCACTGCCGGCACCACGCTGGGCCGCGAATTGACGCTGGGCATCCTGGGCGGCGGGCAGCTGGCGCAGATGCTCGCGCTGGCCGCGCTGCCGCTGGGCGTGCGCGTGACCGTGCTGGAACCCGACGCCCACGCCCCCGCGCGCCTGTGCGCCCGGCACCTGCACGCCCCGTACACCGACCCGGCCGGACTGGAGGAGCTGGCCGCGTGCGACGCGGTGACGCTGGAATTCGAGAACATTCCCGTCGAGGCGCTGGCCGCGCTGGAGGGCCGCGTCCCCGTGCGCCCGGCGGGGTCGCTGCTGGCGCGCAGCAAGCACCGCGCCCGCGAGAAGCAGGCCCTGCGCGAGGCCGGGGCCACCACCGCGCCCTTCGAGATCATCGAGGCCGAGGGGGACCTGGACGGCGCGCTGGCGCGGGTCGGGGGCCGGGGCATCCTGAAGACCAGTGAACTCGGGTACGACGGCAAGGGACAGGCCCGCGTGGGCAGCGACGCCGAGCTGCGCGCCGCCTGGGCCGACCTGAACCGCGTGCCGTGCGTGCTGGAGGGCTTCGTGCCCTTCGAGCGCGAGGTGAGCCTCGCGGTGGCGCGCACGCCGTCCGGGCAGGTGGCCTTCGGGCCGCTCGTGGAGAACGTCCACCGGGACGGCATCCTGCGGACCAGCGTGTACCCGGCGCAGGTGCCGCAGGGCACCGAGGTCCGCGCCCGTGACCTGGCCCGCGCCGTCGCGGATGCCTGGAGCCTGGAGGGTCTGATCACCCTGGAGTTCTTCCAGCTGCCCGGCGGGGACCTCCTGGTGAACGAGGTCGCGCCGCGCGTGCACAACAGCGGTCACCTCACGCAGGACGGCGGCGGCCTCAGCCAGTTCGAGGCGCAGGTGCGCGCCGTGCTGGGCCTCCCGCTGAGCGACTGGGCGCCACTGCACCCCACCGCCATGCTGAACGTCGTCGGCGTGGACGGCCCGGACGGGCAGGCCCTGGAACCCGACTGGGCCGCCATCGACGCGACGCCCGGCACGCGCGTGCACCTGTACCACAAGGCGCACCGGCACGGGCGCAAGGTCGGGCACGTGAACCTCGTCGCGCCAGACGCCGACTCCCTGCGCGCGCGGCTCGCGGCGCTGGACCCCCTGGTTCCCTAA